A stretch of the Rosa rugosa chromosome 5, drRosRugo1.1, whole genome shotgun sequence genome encodes the following:
- the LOC133710895 gene encoding uncharacterized protein LOC133710895 isoform X2, whose translation MSGSSRGQVTITLGRGQVVKRAVSGSGAESLPAAGTKRSVRDRLGSNADSSVSNGSVGNSNSNKRQRGHSDPCIGKDDLRFKLMQKNAFRRAQSDDDDQRHGDLREKLSKAVQRPVPSIESRSRQRLPEPQESGFFGRVPSTRSADVLPRGPATRSADDLPHMDSLRNSYSPWTLDHLRQRSPERVQVTYRGLSPQRNVEDLQRRPLNRTYDDGRSVPYMNKDVLDATRPASTAPFMSNTALPPGPAKHMAAAPPHMNQVPPLSSTVQKPPYVGDEQQTVDGLLQHLGLGKYAIIFKAEEIDMTALKQMGENDLKELGIPMGPRKKLLLALLPRSKRPLPTNIR comes from the exons ATGTCAGGGTCTTCCAGGGGCCAAGTCACCATTACGCTTGGGCGTGGCCAG GTAGTAAAGAGGGCTGTTTCGGGTTCGGGTGCTGAGTCTCTGCCCGCGGCCGGGACGAAACGGTCGGTTAGAGATAGGTTAGGGAGTAATGCTGATAGCTCTGTGTCGAATGGAAGTGTAGgcaacagcaacagcaacaaACG CCAGCGAGGACATAGTG ATCCATGCATTGGTAAAGACGACCTCCGGTTTAAACTCATGCAAAAAAATGCATTTAGACGGGCtcagagtgatgatgatgatcagaGGCATGGAGATCTTCGTGAGAAGCTGTCAAAGGCAGTTCAGCGTCCTGTTCCTAGCATTGAATCACGGTCACGGCAGCGCCTGCCTGAACCACAAGAGAGTGGTTTTTTCGGTCGAGTTCCTTCTACGAGAAGTGCAGATGTTTTGCCTCGAGGCCCTGCTACAAGAAGTGCAGATGATTTGCCTCATATGGACTCGTTGAGAAATTCTTATTCTCCTTGGACACTGGACCATTTACGACAAAGATCCCCAGAAAGAGTTCAAGTCACTTATAGGGGTCTCTCCCCTCAGAGGAACGTAGAAGACTTGCAGAGAAGGCCATTAAACAGGACATATGATGACGGCAGATCTGTTCCATATATGAACAAAGATGTTCTAGACGCTACAAGGCCTGCGAGTACTGCACCTTTCATGTCTAATACTGCACTGCCTCCTGGACCTGCAAAGCATATGGCAGCCGCCCCGCCCCATATGAACCAAGTTCCTCCACTGAGTAGCACTGTACAGAAACCTCCATATGTG ggtgatgaacaACAGACAGTAGATGGCTTGCTGCAACACCTCGGATTGGGAAAATATGCCATTATATTCAAGGCTGAGGAA ATTGATATGACTGCATTGAAGCAGATGGGAGAAAATGACCTCAAAGAGCTGGGAATACCTATG GGACCTAGGAAAAAGCTTCTGCTTGCTCTCTTACCTCGTTCCAAGCGGCCACTGCCCACAAATATACGTTAG
- the LOC133710895 gene encoding uncharacterized protein LOC133710895 isoform X1, with product MSGSSRGQVTITLGRGQVVKRAVSGSGAESLPAAGTKRSVRDRLGSNADSSVSNGSVGNSNSNKRQRGHSGMSSLNSNGCDDPCIGKDDLRFKLMQKNAFRRAQSDDDDQRHGDLREKLSKAVQRPVPSIESRSRQRLPEPQESGFFGRVPSTRSADVLPRGPATRSADDLPHMDSLRNSYSPWTLDHLRQRSPERVQVTYRGLSPQRNVEDLQRRPLNRTYDDGRSVPYMNKDVLDATRPASTAPFMSNTALPPGPAKHMAAAPPHMNQVPPLSSTVQKPPYVGDEQQTVDGLLQHLGLGKYAIIFKAEEIDMTALKQMGENDLKELGIPMGPRKKLLLALLPRSKRPLPTNIR from the exons ATGTCAGGGTCTTCCAGGGGCCAAGTCACCATTACGCTTGGGCGTGGCCAG GTAGTAAAGAGGGCTGTTTCGGGTTCGGGTGCTGAGTCTCTGCCCGCGGCCGGGACGAAACGGTCGGTTAGAGATAGGTTAGGGAGTAATGCTGATAGCTCTGTGTCGAATGGAAGTGTAGgcaacagcaacagcaacaaACG CCAGCGAGGACATAGTGGTATGTCAAGTTTGAACTCCAATGGTTGTGATG ATCCATGCATTGGTAAAGACGACCTCCGGTTTAAACTCATGCAAAAAAATGCATTTAGACGGGCtcagagtgatgatgatgatcagaGGCATGGAGATCTTCGTGAGAAGCTGTCAAAGGCAGTTCAGCGTCCTGTTCCTAGCATTGAATCACGGTCACGGCAGCGCCTGCCTGAACCACAAGAGAGTGGTTTTTTCGGTCGAGTTCCTTCTACGAGAAGTGCAGATGTTTTGCCTCGAGGCCCTGCTACAAGAAGTGCAGATGATTTGCCTCATATGGACTCGTTGAGAAATTCTTATTCTCCTTGGACACTGGACCATTTACGACAAAGATCCCCAGAAAGAGTTCAAGTCACTTATAGGGGTCTCTCCCCTCAGAGGAACGTAGAAGACTTGCAGAGAAGGCCATTAAACAGGACATATGATGACGGCAGATCTGTTCCATATATGAACAAAGATGTTCTAGACGCTACAAGGCCTGCGAGTACTGCACCTTTCATGTCTAATACTGCACTGCCTCCTGGACCTGCAAAGCATATGGCAGCCGCCCCGCCCCATATGAACCAAGTTCCTCCACTGAGTAGCACTGTACAGAAACCTCCATATGTG ggtgatgaacaACAGACAGTAGATGGCTTGCTGCAACACCTCGGATTGGGAAAATATGCCATTATATTCAAGGCTGAGGAA ATTGATATGACTGCATTGAAGCAGATGGGAGAAAATGACCTCAAAGAGCTGGGAATACCTATG GGACCTAGGAAAAAGCTTCTGCTTGCTCTCTTACCTCGTTCCAAGCGGCCACTGCCCACAAATATACGTTAG
- the LOC133710561 gene encoding zinc finger protein 5 → MENTWESEDQHGYSAGSSVDHDHKKLRLFGFELNPYKNVDENIKACAEGDESVNSSNTWKASTSSEAEQLDNKKFECQYCFKEFANSQALGGHQNAHKKERMKKKRLQLQARKASINYYLQPFQNFNHPHGSAASASWFYDPSSYVNNTEQFTLHEESQISFNPYDQNGSNGSAQVSNWYALPGGAQFPYQQEQDDHSSKFTLTQTDRSGESRPVIFNKPSSLPASTTQSSCKPLDLQLGIGLPSKIQRSSRSEV, encoded by the coding sequence ATGGAAAATACCTGGGAATCTGAAGATCAACACGGCTACTCTGCCGGGTCTTCAGTCGATCATGACCACAAGAAGCTCAGGCTATTCGGGTTTGAGCTCAATCCGTACAAGAACGTCGACGAAAATATCAAAGCCTGTGCTGAAGGAGATGAGAGCGTAAATTCGTCGAACACATGGAAAGCATCAACCAGCAGCGAAGCCGAGCAACTCGACAACAAGAAGTTCGAGTGTCAATACTGTTTCAAGGAGTTTGCAAATTCACAAGCGCTTGGTGGACATCAAAATGCGCACAAGAAggagaggatgaagaagaagaggcttCAGCTCCAAGCAAGAAAGGCCAGCATCAACTATTACCTCCAACCTTTCCAGAATTTCAATCATCCTCATGGTTCTGCTGCATCAGCTTCATGGTTTTACGATCCCTCCTCGTATGTTAACAATACCGAACAGTTTACGCTCCATGAAGAATCCCAAATCAGCTTCAACCCGTATGATCAAAATGGATCGAACGGGTCGGCCCAGGTTTCTAATTGGTATGCTTTACCTGGAGGAGCTCAGTTTCCTTACCAGCAAGAACAAGATGATCATTCATCTAAGTTCACTTTGACACAAACAGATAGATCAGGAGAAAGCAGACCAGTGATCTTCAATAAGCCTTCGTCTTTACCTGCTTCGACTACTCAAAGTTCATGTAAACCTTTGGATCTTCAGTTAGGGATTGGCTTGCCATCGAAGATACAAAGATCATCTAGAAGTGAAGTTTAG